The following proteins are encoded in a genomic region of Prosthecobacter sp.:
- a CDS encoding polysaccharide biosynthesis/export family protein, with amino-acid sequence MRGICFVFCCFGLNMKLHAQQTAAGSMSTAGAEALSKSSVSPDYQIREGDMVQVSVFDEPELAAGGRVRKDGTIQCPMIGSVKIQGLSQSAAARLIEEAYRKDYLVHPEVNLFISQFSVQRITILGQVQRPGAHELPAEKDLTILQVLGMAGGPTRIANLKKVLVKRVEGGQERVYKVDVNSMASGNQTMMFYVREDDVITVPESFF; translated from the coding sequence ATGCGTGGCATCTGCTTCGTGTTCTGCTGCTTTGGCTTGAACATGAAGCTGCATGCGCAACAAACGGCCGCGGGTTCAATGAGCACGGCGGGTGCTGAAGCGCTTTCGAAAAGCAGTGTTTCACCTGACTACCAGATTCGTGAAGGAGACATGGTGCAGGTTTCGGTATTTGATGAACCTGAGCTCGCCGCAGGCGGCAGGGTGCGGAAGGATGGAACCATCCAGTGTCCTATGATCGGCTCGGTTAAGATCCAGGGACTCAGCCAGTCGGCTGCCGCCAGATTGATTGAGGAGGCATATCGGAAGGATTATCTGGTGCATCCAGAGGTGAACTTGTTCATCTCCCAGTTCTCTGTGCAACGCATCACGATTCTGGGGCAGGTGCAGCGGCCAGGCGCGCATGAGCTTCCTGCGGAAAAAGATCTCACCATCCTGCAAGTGCTGGGTATGGCAGGAGGGCCAACCCGCATCGCCAATCTCAAAAAGGTCCTCGTGAAACGAGTCGAGGGCGGCCAGGAGCGTGTTTACAAAGTGGACGTCAACAGCATGGCGTCCGGGAATCAAACCATGATGTTTTATGTCCGTGAGGACGACGTCATCACCGTGCCGGAAAGCTTCTTTTAA
- a CDS encoding polysaccharide biosynthesis tyrosine autokinase yields MQLATLPTLQSSMEALPRLENDSEASSSFLNPAQMMDGMRRHCWIPITLSIFGMILGYAYFKRQKPVYEATSVAQFGSEQNSLLSMNGMNAPGLGDEKSINTLIQAAKSREVVGRVITELNLTQLPAFSGGHAAGSKEARENAISLVSSMIRISLRKDTRLIDFNVTGADPELVASLSSQAVLSLVAELEDQKSKTMQGAIQSLVAEGQRLQDKLKKSEIAMHDYKRSNQAISLDERKDLVLTKLKELGTELNHQSKERLTLETHLQACREEKLPRDQLLNLPTIASHPKVSGILSQIGSQKATLAVLAERYKPKHPKYEAVEAVISNLEQQLTSILADAVNLLQSSCENAQELERKLQEQLKKQESEALDLEHLAVQYNVLKREMESDQAVYESVLTRIKQVDVSKGMETPPIWVHQLAMVPGEPMSPNAKKLVGSSTAGGFMLGLAIIGLIVMQDRSIRTVDDAREKLRVPVLGMIANLHQHIDSAQHGKHAASHEHELTPVLKEHKNVAESFREFRAIIARMARSQQTCHMIVSAVPDEGKTFVSTHLAVSLASQGLRTLLIDMDLRRSQLAQVFGIAENRKGVVDLLLEEATFDEVCLSGGIAHLAIMAAGRRVANPAELLSTCGVERLREMAFQAGFDRIVIDTAPLIPVNDTLELGHLADSTFLVVRCNRTPSDIVQEAIRKLQQTGIPLTGLVLNRLKQRSRSYNYYYHRSYYNTMEAEETAPLRPSTRGLNAPAQEQ; encoded by the coding sequence ATGCAACTTGCCACTTTACCCACGCTTCAGTCGTCCATGGAGGCGCTGCCACGTCTGGAAAATGACTCCGAGGCATCTTCTTCGTTTCTGAACCCGGCACAGATGATGGATGGCATGCGCCGCCATTGCTGGATCCCGATCACCCTGTCCATTTTTGGAATGATCCTGGGTTATGCCTATTTCAAACGCCAAAAACCGGTGTACGAAGCGACGAGCGTCGCCCAGTTTGGCTCGGAGCAGAATTCCCTGCTGAGCATGAACGGGATGAACGCACCTGGTCTTGGCGACGAAAAATCCATCAACACTCTCATCCAGGCCGCAAAAAGCCGCGAGGTGGTCGGACGCGTGATCACGGAGTTGAACCTGACACAATTGCCTGCTTTCTCAGGCGGACATGCGGCTGGCTCCAAAGAGGCACGGGAAAATGCGATCTCCCTGGTGAGTTCCATGATCCGCATCTCCCTACGTAAGGACACTCGGCTGATTGACTTCAATGTGACCGGGGCTGACCCGGAACTCGTGGCGTCCTTGTCCAGCCAGGCGGTACTCAGCCTCGTGGCGGAGCTGGAAGATCAAAAGAGCAAAACCATGCAGGGGGCCATCCAGTCCTTGGTGGCGGAAGGACAGCGTTTGCAGGACAAGCTGAAGAAGTCAGAGATCGCCATGCATGACTACAAGCGGTCGAATCAAGCCATCTCGCTTGATGAGCGCAAGGATCTCGTGCTCACAAAGCTGAAGGAACTAGGCACAGAGCTGAATCATCAGTCCAAAGAACGCCTGACACTCGAAACTCACCTTCAAGCATGCAGGGAGGAAAAGCTGCCACGCGATCAATTGCTCAACCTGCCGACCATCGCCAGCCACCCCAAGGTATCAGGGATTCTCTCGCAGATTGGCAGTCAGAAGGCGACATTGGCTGTGCTGGCCGAGCGCTACAAGCCCAAGCATCCGAAGTACGAGGCTGTCGAGGCGGTGATCAGCAATCTGGAACAGCAACTCACCTCTATCCTGGCTGATGCCGTCAATTTGCTACAGTCCAGTTGTGAAAACGCGCAGGAGCTGGAACGCAAACTTCAGGAGCAGCTCAAGAAGCAGGAGTCCGAGGCGCTCGACCTCGAGCACCTCGCTGTTCAATACAATGTGCTGAAGCGTGAGATGGAGTCCGACCAGGCGGTCTATGAATCTGTGCTCACGCGCATCAAGCAGGTGGACGTTTCCAAAGGCATGGAAACGCCGCCGATCTGGGTCCATCAACTGGCCATGGTGCCTGGTGAGCCGATGTCTCCCAATGCTAAAAAGCTGGTGGGCAGTTCCACGGCCGGGGGCTTCATGCTGGGCCTGGCCATCATCGGCCTCATTGTCATGCAGGACCGCTCGATCCGCACTGTGGACGACGCGCGTGAGAAGCTGCGGGTTCCAGTGCTGGGCATGATCGCCAATCTGCACCAGCACATCGACTCCGCGCAGCACGGGAAGCATGCTGCCAGCCACGAACATGAACTTACGCCTGTGTTGAAAGAGCACAAGAATGTCGCAGAAAGCTTCCGCGAGTTTCGTGCGATCATCGCCAGGATGGCCAGAAGTCAGCAGACCTGCCATATGATCGTCAGCGCCGTCCCAGATGAGGGTAAAACCTTTGTTTCCACCCATTTGGCTGTCAGTCTTGCCAGCCAGGGACTGCGCACGTTGTTGATAGACATGGACTTGCGTCGATCCCAACTAGCCCAGGTTTTCGGGATTGCAGAAAACCGCAAAGGTGTTGTCGATCTGCTGCTTGAAGAAGCGACATTTGACGAGGTCTGCCTCAGTGGAGGGATCGCTCACCTCGCAATCATGGCGGCAGGCCGACGTGTTGCCAACCCTGCGGAACTGCTGTCCACCTGTGGGGTTGAGAGACTTCGTGAAATGGCTTTTCAAGCAGGGTTTGATCGCATTGTCATCGACACTGCACCGCTGATCCCTGTGAACGACACGTTGGAACTCGGTCATCTGGCAGACAGCACCTTCCTGGTGGTCCGGTGTAACCGGACACCATCGGACATCGTGCAGGAGGCCATTCGCAAGCTTCAACAAACCGGCATTCCGCTTACCGGTCTGGTTTTGAACCGGCTCAAGCAGCGTTCCCGCAGTTACAACTACTACTATCACAGGTCGTATTACAATACGATGGAGGCGGAGGAAACCGCTCCGCTGCGCCCTAGTACACGGGGTTTGAATGCGCCTGCGCAAGAGCAGTGA
- a CDS encoding response regulator transcription factor, which yields MIPTPKKILIVDDHAMFAETLGQYLRMMFKDFEITVVTSAEKAREQASRQSMDVVLLDLEMSDCSGLTLLADFSSAVPSPACIIVSMHLQALWIERALKAGACGYVAKDSPPSEIVNAINYALLGKKYLSRSVAQSFAENAVRLPMGGKELHKVLSDREFEIFLQLAHGKSLKIISLDLSLSAKTVSVHKHNIWKKTGINSVAKIARYCVEHGLLSGSGQAPLAA from the coding sequence ATGATTCCTACTCCCAAGAAAATCTTAATCGTTGATGACCACGCCATGTTTGCCGAGACCTTGGGCCAGTATTTGCGCATGATGTTCAAGGATTTCGAAATCACTGTCGTGACGAGCGCAGAAAAGGCACGTGAGCAGGCATCCAGGCAGAGCATGGACGTGGTGCTCCTCGACCTCGAAATGTCTGACTGTTCAGGGCTGACTCTCCTGGCGGATTTCTCATCAGCCGTGCCGTCCCCCGCCTGCATCATCGTCAGCATGCACCTCCAGGCATTGTGGATCGAACGCGCCTTGAAAGCCGGAGCTTGCGGCTACGTCGCCAAAGACTCACCGCCGAGTGAAATCGTCAACGCGATCAATTACGCCCTGCTCGGGAAAAAATACCTCTCACGCAGTGTCGCGCAGTCCTTCGCTGAAAATGCTGTTCGGCTCCCCATGGGGGGCAAAGAACTTCACAAAGTGCTGAGTGATCGAGAGTTCGAGATTTTCCTCCAACTCGCCCACGGCAAGAGCCTGAAGATCATTTCGCTGGATCTGAGTCTTTCCGCCAAAACCGTCTCAGTTCACAAACACAACATCTGGAAGAAAACCGGCATCAATTCAGTTGCGAAAATCGCCCGCTACTGTGTCGAGCATGGCCTCTTGTCTGGAAGCGGGCAGGCTCCCCTGGCCGCATAG
- a CDS encoding response regulator transcription factor: MNMSNCVLFHPSEITRSSWGLLLKDILPECETSEASSVEEVRMFAQHDVVDVVMMEFHPCDVDHGLEALKSVIALAGGRHVMLICGTPAHVTARTAMQAGASVFIGSNESIEELKRAMHAALQGVPYMSSELASVLARSAVPPRGSHEEEDASQCALSTREEEVLNMLVSGLRPSQVANRLGLSMKTISSHKRNALGKLGVTSILDAVRLWV; this comes from the coding sequence ATGAACATGTCAAATTGTGTGTTGTTTCACCCGAGCGAGATCACTCGCTCGAGCTGGGGGCTCTTGCTGAAGGACATCCTGCCTGAATGCGAAACGAGCGAGGCATCCAGCGTGGAAGAAGTTCGCATGTTCGCGCAGCACGACGTGGTGGATGTGGTGATGATGGAGTTCCATCCTTGTGATGTCGATCACGGCCTGGAGGCATTGAAGTCTGTGATTGCCCTGGCAGGTGGCAGGCACGTGATGCTAATTTGTGGTACGCCTGCGCATGTTACGGCGCGAACGGCGATGCAGGCCGGTGCCAGCGTGTTTATTGGCAGCAATGAATCTATCGAAGAACTAAAGCGTGCCATGCATGCGGCACTGCAAGGCGTGCCTTATATGTCGAGCGAACTCGCGTCTGTGCTGGCCCGGTCAGCCGTGCCGCCGCGTGGTTCCCACGAGGAAGAAGATGCTTCTCAATGCGCCCTCTCGACGCGAGAGGAGGAGGTGTTAAACATGCTTGTTTCCGGATTGCGCCCCAGTCAGGTGGCAAACCGGCTCGGATTAAGCATGAAGACAATTTCGAGCCACAAGCGCAATGCGTTGGGCAAGCTGGGAGTGACAAGCATTCTGGATGCGGTGCGGCTTTGGGTTTGA
- a CDS encoding choice-of-anchor E domain-containing protein, with protein sequence MADMKKISILTMLLLTTALTSRAEVIVQTVDFGTITGDTQLYFSQFNTALGTLTDVTLSWTVNSSISTASITNQNTGTVTVTRITFTNTVEGYVPSIGTDGDLVAEVLKSKSHTPPGGTVTLTQGQSYTVNNIVFSGFTQEDNYTSADANFDSFKGTGDVPLYLANTFGATPTASGSGSTTSWLTSITGSSTGSLEVTYTYSATIAPVPEPPSIILGCGGLLFMTAFAFKQRRKSATSALA encoded by the coding sequence ATGGCTGATATGAAAAAGATTTCGATTCTAACAATGCTCCTTCTTACCACTGCTCTTACTTCTCGGGCAGAGGTCATCGTTCAAACTGTCGATTTCGGCACGATCACTGGGGACACGCAGTTGTATTTTTCCCAGTTTAACACCGCTCTTGGCACTTTGACGGATGTGACGCTGTCCTGGACAGTCAATTCCAGCATCTCCACTGCTTCAATCACCAATCAAAACACTGGGACGGTGACTGTGACCCGCATTACGTTCACCAACACCGTTGAGGGGTATGTTCCCTCCATTGGCACAGATGGCGACTTGGTGGCGGAAGTGTTGAAAAGCAAGTCTCACACCCCGCCAGGCGGCACGGTGACGCTTACGCAAGGTCAGTCCTACACGGTCAACAACATCGTCTTCAGCGGTTTTACCCAGGAGGATAACTATACTTCGGCGGATGCGAACTTTGACTCGTTCAAAGGCACGGGAGATGTCCCTTTGTATCTCGCAAACACCTTTGGGGCCACTCCCACGGCATCGGGCTCCGGCAGCACCACCTCCTGGCTGACGAGCATCACCGGCAGCAGCACCGGCAGCCTTGAAGTGACCTATACATACTCAGCTACTATCGCGCCGGTGCCGGAACCGCCGTCTATCATTCTCGGCTGTGGCGGCCTGCTGTTCATGACAGCCTTCGCCTTCAAGCAACGCCGGAAGTCCGCCACGTCGGCGCTGGCCTGA
- the xrtU gene encoding exosortase U yields the protein MSHSSQAGNRFMWLMILASSVVCLLFSLHEIWVRHPALHFFPLPLVAWVWLAVRDGMLPDVFNPCHPSAFKWLAIGHLVLALASFFLVSPVLAGLAIFLASMAIVAARRAPAKNEAPAWSLPALSLFLIPPPMMLDQDLHQVLAGLAARLSQGWLDAMQVLHVVQGTIVATPEKRFFVDDACSGTNSMLVAICVALIVCSMNRRSWAHASALLVTAGLISVTSNVLRICLVIGGLHFWGMELDKGWIHGAVGLAFFLLDLALVWSADHGWHFILNGFPEAARPAPWGAAVIPVPAVANHWYSRLSMAVAIIGTVVLAGPEILARCQPAAVVAVTAGGQAGLAEFHLPGELSGWVREGEKPIEDSVIGKLGVRNQVWRYRKGGLEAFVAVNFPFLGFHDTRLCYTGQGWQFQKQVDGALPGEKENTVRFLEMNQPTEMTRAHLWLSVFDEHGIAQKFTSENPLDRVAERLLSRWTSPGPVSTTYVLQILTIEPEAENREQKAFTELLAGARNSLAEAISNHNLHAGKESE from the coding sequence TTGAGCCATTCATCACAGGCAGGAAACAGATTCATGTGGTTGATGATATTGGCCTCGTCAGTGGTCTGCCTGCTCTTTTCTCTGCATGAGATTTGGGTGCGTCATCCGGCTCTGCATTTTTTCCCCCTTCCACTCGTGGCATGGGTGTGGCTTGCAGTGCGGGATGGCATGCTGCCGGACGTGTTTAACCCGTGTCATCCATCTGCGTTCAAATGGCTGGCCATAGGCCATCTGGTGTTGGCACTGGCATCTTTTTTTCTGGTTTCGCCGGTTTTGGCGGGCCTTGCTATTTTCTTGGCGTCGATGGCCATTGTCGCAGCCAGGAGGGCACCTGCCAAGAACGAGGCTCCCGCATGGTCGCTTCCTGCACTATCCCTGTTCCTGATTCCTCCCCCCATGATGTTGGATCAGGATCTGCATCAGGTTCTCGCCGGACTCGCGGCCAGGTTAAGCCAGGGCTGGCTGGATGCCATGCAGGTGTTGCATGTCGTGCAGGGAACCATCGTTGCAACGCCGGAGAAGCGATTCTTCGTCGACGACGCATGTAGCGGTACGAATTCCATGCTTGTCGCCATCTGCGTGGCTTTGATTGTTTGCAGCATGAACAGAAGATCATGGGCGCATGCCTCTGCCCTGCTTGTGACAGCGGGATTGATCTCCGTGACATCGAATGTTCTGCGCATCTGCCTCGTCATTGGTGGTTTGCATTTTTGGGGGATGGAACTCGATAAGGGCTGGATACACGGGGCTGTAGGACTGGCCTTCTTTCTGCTGGACTTGGCGCTGGTGTGGAGCGCGGATCATGGCTGGCACTTCATCCTGAACGGCTTTCCGGAAGCGGCCAGACCAGCGCCCTGGGGTGCGGCTGTTATTCCCGTGCCTGCTGTTGCGAATCATTGGTACAGTCGTCTTAGCATGGCCGTGGCGATCATTGGAACAGTGGTGCTTGCCGGTCCTGAAATTTTGGCGCGTTGTCAGCCCGCTGCTGTTGTTGCGGTCACGGCTGGGGGGCAGGCAGGCCTCGCGGAGTTTCATTTGCCTGGAGAGTTGTCTGGCTGGGTTCGTGAAGGCGAAAAGCCCATCGAAGACTCGGTCATCGGCAAGCTTGGTGTGCGCAACCAGGTGTGGCGTTATCGTAAAGGAGGCTTGGAGGCGTTTGTAGCGGTGAACTTCCCCTTCCTGGGTTTTCATGACACACGGCTTTGCTACACCGGCCAGGGCTGGCAGTTTCAAAAGCAGGTGGATGGAGCGTTGCCTGGTGAGAAGGAAAACACCGTGCGTTTTCTGGAAATGAACCAGCCCACCGAAATGACCCGGGCGCACCTTTGGTTAAGCGTGTTTGATGAACATGGCATCGCCCAAAAGTTCACGTCTGAGAATCCACTGGACCGCGTGGCGGAACGACTGCTGTCACGCTGGACTAGTCCCGGGCCTGTCTCGACCACTTATGTGCTGCAAATTTTGACGATTGAGCCGGAAGCGGAGAATCGGGAGCAAAAAGCGTTCACCGAACTGCTCGCCGGGGCGCGCAACTCCTTGGCCGAGGCCATTTCAAACCACAACCTTCATGCTGGAAAGGAGAGCGAATGA
- a CDS encoding response regulator: MPAVDGSASEKNEFLTSMGHELRNPLASIIAHAETLMEGVYGPLESAQKTALTAVQASARHMLHLVADVMDLRRLETGSSSLAPTACLVNENSASSMKLVAELARSRSAHIVSEIHPQNLRVMADARRLQQLISELLSAAILSIPIGGRVRLCIAASNGGLHLQTHSSSSQTSSATLHPSANEEDARHSPLLRRLRKVKPIGMALLQKLVQLQEGTFTVRETAEHVVSMSIHLPLSILPSTEPSHEQSPPECFPADETPHAASSHSPTILIADDQPALITVTRNYLESLGFHVITARDGREAVHQAFTLRPDLILMDVRMPVVDGLHAIRQIRESSDPKIRNITIVSLSGHAGEADKEKCLAAGATAYLNKPFGVKELNLIIADFIQPHRP, from the coding sequence ATGCCCGCCGTGGACGGCTCTGCCTCTGAAAAGAACGAGTTTCTCACCAGCATGGGGCATGAGCTCCGCAACCCTCTTGCCAGCATCATCGCCCATGCAGAAACCCTCATGGAGGGTGTCTATGGGCCTCTGGAAAGCGCGCAGAAGACCGCGTTGACCGCCGTCCAAGCAAGCGCACGACACATGCTCCATCTCGTCGCGGATGTGATGGATCTCCGCAGACTCGAAACAGGCTCGTCGTCTCTGGCCCCCACCGCATGCCTTGTGAATGAAAATAGTGCGAGCAGCATGAAACTGGTGGCCGAACTGGCACGCTCGCGGTCCGCCCATATAGTCAGCGAGATTCACCCGCAAAACCTTAGAGTCATGGCTGATGCCCGCAGGCTTCAGCAGTTGATCTCCGAGCTTCTCTCCGCAGCCATTTTATCCATCCCCATCGGAGGCCGGGTGCGACTTTGCATCGCTGCCAGCAATGGAGGACTGCATCTTCAAACTCACAGCAGTTCCAGCCAGACGTCCAGCGCCACACTCCATCCATCAGCGAATGAGGAAGACGCCAGGCACTCGCCTCTCCTCCGCCGACTGAGAAAGGTGAAGCCCATCGGCATGGCCTTGCTGCAAAAACTGGTGCAACTCCAGGAAGGCACCTTCACCGTGCGCGAGACAGCCGAACATGTTGTCAGCATGTCCATCCACCTGCCACTGAGCATTCTGCCATCGACGGAGCCCAGTCACGAGCAGAGCCCGCCCGAGTGCTTCCCTGCGGATGAGACGCCGCATGCAGCATCGTCCCACTCGCCCACCATTCTGATCGCCGACGACCAACCAGCACTCATCACCGTCACCCGCAACTACCTCGAGAGCCTCGGTTTCCACGTCATCACCGCCCGGGATGGCCGCGAAGCCGTTCATCAGGCCTTCACTCTCCGGCCAGACCTCATTCTGATGGATGTGCGCATGCCGGTTGTGGACGGATTGCATGCCATCCGGCAAATCCGCGAGTCTTCCGACCCAAAAATTCGCAACATCACCATCGTCAGCCTCTCCGGTCATGCTGGTGAAGCCGACAAAGAAAAGTGCCTGGCCGCAGGTGCCACCGCCTATCTCAACAAGCCTTTTGGGGTCAAGGAACTGAATCTCATTATCGCCGATTTTATCCAACCTCATAGACCCTGA
- a CDS encoding response regulator transcription factor yields MQQANWHSNRSGESRVILLVEDHDIYREVVRAALGKYLPDFEMVEAGSVASALPILQSHKVDVMVIDMTLPDGSAVDLVEQARCFIEQGVKVIVFSSHSTADMLPVLSRRDVHGYVSKEQGLKMLSEVILETCSGEMPERMGLAEREPALRMT; encoded by the coding sequence ATGCAGCAGGCAAATTGGCATTCCAATCGTTCGGGAGAATCCAGGGTGATCCTGCTGGTGGAGGATCATGACATCTATCGTGAGGTGGTGCGTGCGGCCTTGGGCAAATACCTGCCCGACTTTGAGATGGTGGAGGCGGGGAGTGTGGCATCGGCCCTCCCGATTCTGCAGTCGCACAAGGTTGATGTGATGGTCATCGACATGACGCTGCCGGACGGATCTGCGGTTGATTTAGTGGAACAGGCCCGGTGCTTCATCGAGCAGGGTGTGAAGGTGATTGTGTTCAGCAGTCATTCGACCGCCGACATGCTGCCGGTCCTGAGCCGCCGTGATGTGCATGGCTATGTCTCGAAGGAGCAGGGCCTGAAGATGCTGTCAGAGGTGATTTTGGAGACTTGCAGTGGGGAAATGCCTGAGAGGATGGGATTGGCGGAACGGGAGCCGGCCCTGCGAATGACTTGA